In the Bombus pyrosoma isolate SC7728 linkage group LG15, ASM1482585v1, whole genome shotgun sequence genome, one interval contains:
- the LOC122576125 gene encoding lateral signaling target protein 2 homolog has product MTVTPSTSDVADKAVSTDDGGSGMEVARLEAVLAALVETKVEAIKASSALSKRSGSAPASPRRLRLTSTSTASSSLNHQHRRKGHHHHHHHHHHHHHHHHRKRHDSAPCNDFIGDATEHHEHNVHHGKTRRRASESPRRPRKKRKHSKSPNILHGVVQDVQTGLDSRLELFGMDGDQDLALINFERTRETLSDSCEYSQLHRSASYFPQSAAQLKIHYDDDDYVALNVADELEEEEILSGTEKIEAPRAKYHRPRRKRKRKRRKVINTGPQEELVDPEELPPRARWTIVATACLLLTMSLLLVGVTLRMAPIIDDMVRRENEELLNSLNRVFVTENSTMPL; this is encoded by the exons ATGACGGTGACTCCGTCGACTTCCGATGTCGCTGACAAGGCAGTCTCGACGGACGATGGTGGCAGTGGAATGGAGGTGGCACGTCTCGAAGCCGTCCTCGCTGCTCTGGTGGAAACGAAGGTGGAGGCGATTAAAGCTTCCTCGGCTTTGAGCAAGCGTTCCGGTAGCGCACCGGCTAGTCCTCGTCGGCTTAGACTGACTTCAACATCGACTGCCTCCTCTTCGCTGAATCACCAACATCGAAGAAAGGgtcatcatcatcaccatcatcatcatcaccatcatcaCCACCATCATCATCGTAAGAGGCACGATTCCGCTCCGTGCAACGACTTCATTGGAGACGCTACGGAACATCATGAACATAATGTCCATCACG GTAAAACGAGGCGACGAGCATCAGAAAGTCCACGACGTCCAAGGAAGAAGCGCAAACACTCGAAAAGCCCGAATATTCTTCACGGCGTAGTACAGGACGTCCAAACGGGTCTTGATTCGCGTTTAGAACTTTTTGGAATGGACGGTGATCAGGATCTTGCATTGATAAACTTCGAAAGAACTCGAGAAACTCTCAGCGATTCCTGCGAATACTCGCAGTTGCACCGAAGTGCCTCCTACTTTCCCCAAAGTGCAGCTCAATT AAAGATCCactacgacgacgacgattaTGTGGCGTTGAACGTAGCGGACGAGTTGGAAGAAGAGGAGATCTTGAGCGGTACCGAAAAGATCGAGGCACCTCGGGCGAAATATCATCGGCCCCGcagaaagaggaaacgaaaacGACGTAAAGTTATCAATACGGGTCCTCAAGAAGAACTCGTTGATCCCGAAGAACTTCCACCACGCGCTCGTTGGACGATCGTTGCGACAGCCTGCCTCCTTCTTACGATGTCTTTACTCTTAGTCGGAGTTACGCTCAGAATGGCACCAATCATCGACGATATGG